A window of Grus americana isolate bGruAme1 chromosome 21, bGruAme1.mat, whole genome shotgun sequence contains these coding sequences:
- the ARHGEF16 gene encoding rho guanine nucleotide exchange factor 16 — translation MSRSPPGSSVDDKTFLLEYRCHPVRPEPLSPTDLPGKRSSATVPDAASLSALGSPTSAEPRRIILSTDSPAALKMGTQQLIPKSLAVSTKTKNSPSRPQSFGAAGSSREPLSPNPKRASIPSFSLEVEEEDDDVGAIKRNLRNSSYRAAMKGLDAEPEPVNTVPLLKPASEEGSALPTRSPVRNKRTFGRKRVQKRGGSFKDQPRLYQEIRERGLNSVSHESDEDLLDESIPEEPSPLGATIVVQRYRPAQVTWSQLPEVLEAGLLQKISPEERKRQEAMFEIITSEYSYMHSLSILVHRFMRSEELKETMTQTEHHHLFSNINDILTVSTSFFEDLEKRHQENLLIPDISDIVEEHASNHFSPYISYCSNEVYQQRTLQKLLATNPLFKETLKQIERKPECGGLPVISFLILPMQRVTRLPLLLDTVCQKTKACTAAYGAATRALKAISKLVKNCNEGARTMERMEQMYTLQQQLEFGKKKPLPLISASRWLLKRGELYLLLSEEAGIFRRGTGRLCYVFLFNDVLIVTKKKSEESYAVMNYATLDQITVEKIESGDPPSPPPSKTGSSGTARGAAGGHLLRVVMEKDSEGRREEIVLSAETLSDRARWITALMHREREKPDTTPKGDLSQVEITHAYLAKEADEISLQQADVVLVLDGEDGWYWGERLRDGERGWFPQSCTRQITSRAAVECNVRRMERLRIETDV, via the exons ATGTCTCGGAGCCCCCCTGGCAGCTCTGTGGATGACAAGACCTTTCTCCTGGAGTACCGATGCCACCCAGTGCGGCCAGAGCCCCTCAGCCCGACCGACCTCCCTGGGAAGCGCAGCTCCGCCACAGTGCCCGATGCTGCCTCGCTGTCGGCACTGGGCTCTCCCACCTCGGCCGAGCCCCGCCGCATCATCCTCAGCACGGACAGCCCGGCTGCCCTGAAGATGGGAACCCAGCAGTTGATCCCCAAAAGCTTGGCTGTTTCCACCAAGACCAAGAACAGCCCCTCCCGGCCCCAGAGCTTTGGGGCAGCTGGCTCGAGCCGGGAGCCCCTGAGTCCCAACCCGAAGCGGGCGTCCATCCCCAGCTTCTCcctggaggtggaggaggaggatgacGATGTGGGGGCCATCAAGCGCAACCTGAGGAACTCGTCCTACCGCGCGGCCATGAAGGGCCTGGATGCGGAGCCGGAGCCAGTGAACACCGTCCCCTTGCTGAAACCCGCGTCGGAGGAGGGCAGCGCCCTGCCTACTCGCAGCCCTGTCAGGAACAAG AGAACCTTTGGGCGGAAGCGGGTGCAGAAGCGTGGTGGCTCCTTCAAGGACC agccccgGCTGTATCAGGAAATCCGTGAGAGAGGTCTGAACTCTGTCAGCCATGAGTCAGATGAGGATTTGCTGGATGAATCCATCCCAGAAGAGCCGTCCCCTCTGGGTGCCACTATCGTGGTGCAGAGGTATCGCCCGGCGCAGGTGACCTGGAGCCAGCTCCCAGAG GTGCTGGAGGCCGGGCTGCTGCAGAAGATCAGCCCCGAGGAGCGCAAGCGGCAGGAG GCGATGTTTGAGATCATCACGTCTGAGTACTCCTACATGCACAGCCTGAGCATCCTGGTACACCGCTTCATGAGGTCGGAGGAGCTGAAGGAGACCATGACTCAGACAGAGCACCACCACCTCTTCTCCAACATCAACGACATCCTGACGGTCAGCACGAG CTTCTTTGAAGACTTAGAGAAGCGGCACCAGGAAAACCTCCTAATTCCTGACATCAGCGACATAGTGGAAGAACACGCCTCGAACCACTTCAGCCCTTATATCAGCTACTGCTCCAATGAAGTCTACCAGCAGAGGACACTTCAGAAGCTGCT AGCCACAAACCCCTTATTTAAAGAGACCTTGAAACaaattgaaagaaaaccagaatgtGGAGGCCTGCCAGTGATATCATTTCTCATTCTCCCTATGCAGAGAGTAACACGGCTTCCTCTGCTCTTAGAT ACTGTCTGtcaaaaaacaaaagcatgcaCTGCAGCGTACGGAGCTGCCACCAGAGCTCTGAAAGCCATCAGCAAG ctggtTAAGAACTGCAATGAGGGAGCTCGTACTATGGAGAGGATGGAGCAGATGTacaccctgcagcagcagctggaatttGGAAAGAAGAAG CCTTTACCCCTGATTTCTGCTTCCCGGTGGCTGCTGAAGCGGGGGGAGCTGTACCTGCTGCTGTCGGAGGAGGCGGGCATCTTCCGCCGAGGCACCGGCAGGCTCTGCTATGTCTTCTTGTTCAACGACGTCCTGATCGTAACCAAGAAGAAGAG TGAGGAGAGCTACGCCGTCATGAACTATGCCACGCTGGACCAGATCACGGTGGAGAAGATCGAGAGCGGGGAcccaccttcccctcctcccagcaAGACCGGGAGCAGCGGCACGGCTCGCGGCGCGGCTGGGGGGCACCTGCTCCGggtggtgatggagaaggacagCGAGGGCAGGCGGGAGGAGATCGTGCTGTCGGCAGAGACGCT GAGCGACCGGGCCCGGTGGATCACCGCGCTGATgcacagagagagggaaaagccTGACACCACTCCTAAAGGAG ATCTGAGCCAAGTGGAGATAACCCATGCCTACCTGGCTAAAGAGGCGGATGAGATTTCCCTGCAGCAGGCTGACGTCGTGCTGGTGCTGGACGGAGAGGACG GCTGGTACTGGGGTGAGAGGCTGAGGGACGGTGAACGGGGCTGGTTTCCCCAGTCCTGCACTCGGCAGATCACCAGCCGCGCAGCAGTGGAGTGCAACGTCCGCCGGATGGAGCGGCTGCGGATAGAGACCGACGTGTAG